Proteins encoded together in one Actinomycetota bacterium window:
- the murD gene encoding UDP-N-acetylmuramoyl-L-alanine--D-glutamate ligase — translation MGELGVGCALVVGLGRSGVPAVRALLEVGAAVVATDREPHNEHADALRAIGATVILGVSGEDQVDGVDVVVPSPGVPEHAPVLRRAAALDVPVWSEPELGWRLSPRSLIAVTGTNGKTTVTELTTAMLQAGDRDAVACGNIGHPFTTAVREAAPNAVLVAELSSFQLRFAETLRPAVGVLLNLAPDHLDWHGDVAAYGAAKARLWRAQQEGDWAVGNLDDEPSAALVRAHAPARVAWFSRTTVPEVGVGVDGGRLVTRLPDHSGAVVDTGELRSAAPHHLANVAAAACAALLGGGSPESVAEASRAYRPGRHRLEIVADHGGVRWINDSKATNPHAAAAALRAAATDHERSVVWIAGGQSKGVDLAVLADELGCVRHAILIGEAAPELADIAARADVAVTRAPSIEEAVAVAADLTRPGDTVLLAPACASFDQFRDYAERGDRFARAARTVTAGTAARR, via the coding sequence GTGGGTGAGCTCGGTGTTGGCTGCGCGCTGGTCGTCGGGCTCGGCCGCTCCGGCGTCCCGGCGGTGCGTGCCCTCCTGGAGGTGGGCGCCGCCGTGGTCGCAACCGACCGTGAACCGCACAACGAGCACGCCGACGCCCTCCGTGCGATCGGGGCGACCGTGATCCTCGGCGTCAGCGGCGAGGACCAGGTCGACGGCGTCGACGTGGTCGTCCCCTCACCGGGCGTCCCCGAGCACGCCCCGGTGCTGCGCCGCGCCGCCGCACTCGACGTGCCGGTGTGGTCGGAACCGGAGCTCGGCTGGCGGCTGTCACCGCGCTCGCTGATCGCCGTGACCGGGACCAACGGCAAGACCACCGTCACGGAGCTGACCACGGCGATGCTGCAGGCCGGCGACCGCGACGCGGTCGCGTGCGGCAACATCGGCCACCCCTTCACCACGGCCGTGCGCGAGGCCGCCCCGAACGCTGTGCTCGTCGCCGAGCTGTCGTCGTTCCAGCTGCGCTTCGCCGAGACGCTCCGTCCCGCGGTGGGGGTCCTGCTCAACCTGGCGCCGGATCACCTCGACTGGCACGGCGACGTCGCCGCCTACGGTGCCGCCAAGGCACGGCTGTGGCGGGCACAGCAGGAGGGCGACTGGGCGGTGGGCAACCTCGACGACGAGCCGTCCGCGGCGCTGGTCCGGGCGCACGCCCCGGCGCGCGTGGCGTGGTTCAGCCGTACCACGGTGCCCGAGGTCGGCGTCGGGGTCGACGGTGGGCGGCTGGTGACGCGGCTGCCCGACCACAGCGGGGCGGTCGTGGACACGGGGGAGCTTCGGTCCGCGGCGCCTCACCACCTGGCCAACGTGGCCGCGGCGGCCTGCGCAGCGTTGCTCGGGGGTGGGTCGCCCGAGTCGGTGGCTGAGGCCTCACGCGCGTACCGCCCGGGGCGCCACCGCCTGGAGATCGTCGCCGACCACGGCGGCGTGCGCTGGATCAACGACTCCAAGGCGACCAACCCGCACGCGGCCGCAGCGGCGCTGAGAGCGGCCGCCACCGACCACGAACGGTCGGTGGTGTGGATAGCGGGCGGGCAGAGCAAAGGGGTGGATCTCGCCGTGCTGGCCGACGAGCTGGGTTGCGTCCGCCACGCCATCCTGATCGGGGAGGCGGCGCCCGAACTGGCCGACATCGCCGCCCGAGCCGACGTCGCGGTCACACGCGCCCCGTCCATCGAGGAGGCCGTCGCGGTCGCCGCCGACCTGACCCGGCCAGGCGACACGGTCCTGTTGGCGCCCGCCTGCGCTTCGTTCGACCAGTTCCGCGACTACGCCGAACGCGGCGACCGCTTCGCCCGCGCAGCGCGGACGGTGACAGCAGGGACGGCGGCGCGGCGGTGA
- the murG gene encoding undecaprenyldiphospho-muramoylpentapeptide beta-N-acetylglucosaminyltransferase, which translates to MNGSTRSVAFAGGGTAGHVFPSIAVARALTRLDPSIEPVFIGTQQRLEGRLVPQAGYRLHHIDVLPVPRRPSFKILKLPGAIRAAVRRCGELLEHEEAVAVVTFGGYVSFPVARAAHRLQLPLIVHEQNSVPGLANRVAARWADRIAVSFPSSGDRFSHPERVAVTGNPVRDEILQLDEDTARAHGLERFELEGDRRTLLVFGGSQGARSINDAATASFGRWRNPDRLQILHVAGRALHAEAVTAWADARTRWSGPLVRCVDFVDDMGLAYATADVVVCRAGATSIAELTVLGKPSLLVPYPHATGDHQRHNAEALVRAGAARMILDGDLNGDRLARAVEPLLDDPELRSEVAGAARMFGRPDAADNVARQVLAVMSVKAPPGAAAGHPVAAEPPAQPSRPSR; encoded by the coding sequence GTGAACGGATCGACCCGGTCGGTGGCGTTCGCCGGCGGCGGCACGGCCGGGCACGTGTTCCCGTCGATCGCCGTGGCACGCGCGTTGACCCGGCTCGACCCGTCGATCGAGCCGGTGTTCATCGGCACGCAACAGCGGCTAGAGGGCCGCCTGGTGCCCCAGGCCGGGTACCGCCTGCACCACATCGACGTGCTGCCGGTGCCGCGGCGCCCGTCCTTCAAGATCCTCAAGCTTCCCGGCGCGATCCGGGCAGCGGTCCGCCGTTGCGGGGAGCTCCTCGAACACGAGGAAGCGGTCGCGGTCGTCACCTTCGGCGGGTACGTCAGCTTCCCGGTGGCCCGGGCCGCACACCGACTCCAGCTGCCGCTGATCGTGCACGAGCAGAACAGCGTTCCTGGGCTGGCCAACCGGGTCGCCGCTCGGTGGGCGGACCGCATCGCCGTCAGCTTCCCCAGCTCCGGCGACCGGTTCTCTCACCCCGAGCGCGTTGCGGTCACCGGGAACCCGGTCCGGGACGAGATCCTCCAACTCGACGAGGACACCGCCCGCGCACACGGGCTGGAGCGGTTCGAGCTGGAGGGCGACCGCCGGACCCTGCTCGTGTTCGGCGGGAGCCAGGGTGCGCGGTCGATCAACGACGCCGCCACCGCCAGCTTCGGGCGGTGGCGGAACCCCGACCGGCTCCAGATCCTGCACGTGGCGGGACGTGCGTTGCACGCCGAAGCCGTCACCGCGTGGGCGGATGCCCGCACCCGCTGGTCGGGTCCGCTGGTGCGCTGTGTGGACTTCGTCGACGACATGGGCCTGGCGTACGCCACCGCCGACGTGGTGGTGTGCCGCGCTGGCGCGACCTCCATCGCGGAGCTCACCGTGCTCGGCAAACCGTCACTGCTGGTCCCGTACCCGCACGCCACCGGCGACCACCAGCGCCACAACGCCGAAGCCCTGGTCCGTGCAGGAGCCGCGCGGATGATCCTCGACGGTGACCTCAACGGCGACCGTCTGGCCCGGGCCGTCGAGCCGCTGCTGGACGATCCGGAGCTGCGCAGCGAGGTGGCCGGCGCTGCCCGCATGTTCGGCCGGCCCGACGCGGCCGACAACGTCGCGCGTCAGGTCCTGGCGGTGATGTCGGTCAAGGCTCCGCCAGGGGCCGCCGCAGGCCATCCGGTGGCCGCCGAGCCACCGGCCCAACCGTCGCGACCCAGCCGATGA
- the murC gene encoding UDP-N-acetylmuramate--L-alanine ligase: MSSPPVDLSRPRRVHLVGVGGAGMSGIARMLIQRGHQVSGSDRQESRALEALRAMGAQIRVGHAAAAVSGAEVVVTSSAIGPDNIELVAARHGGIRVLHRSEMLASLMAGSRTICITGTHGKTTTTSMVVVALQAAGRDPSFAIGGALNETGSNAHAASGDLFVAEADESDRSFLVYTPDVAVVTNVELDHPDVFDDLADTERAFGEFLARRPADAPAVICLDDPGGARLVQAGGEVVTYGEDPRADVRLITDGDAGDAVQSGRLRHHGTDLATVALQTPGRHNLLNATAALTACWLLDVDLADATAGLASFTGPLRRFQRLGTVDGVEVVDDYAHHPTELRATLAAARSVAAGRVVLVVQPHRFSRTARLGDELGRAAAGADLVVVTDVYGAEEEPVPGVSGEIVADAAREAGAHVIWEPHLGGVAPRLANLVSPGDLVVVTGAGDVTEVGAALLALLRDGET, encoded by the coding sequence ATGAGCAGCCCTCCGGTCGACCTCTCCCGCCCCCGCAGGGTGCACCTGGTGGGGGTGGGTGGCGCCGGTATGAGCGGCATCGCCAGGATGCTGATCCAGCGCGGCCACCAGGTGTCCGGCTCCGACCGGCAGGAGAGCCGGGCGCTGGAGGCACTGCGGGCCATGGGCGCGCAGATCCGCGTCGGACACGCTGCTGCCGCGGTGTCCGGCGCCGAGGTGGTGGTGACGTCCTCGGCGATCGGCCCCGACAACATCGAGCTCGTCGCGGCGCGCCACGGCGGCATCAGGGTGCTGCACCGCTCGGAGATGCTGGCGTCCCTGATGGCCGGCAGCCGCACCATCTGCATCACCGGGACACACGGCAAGACCACCACCACCTCGATGGTCGTGGTCGCTCTGCAGGCGGCGGGGCGCGACCCGAGCTTCGCGATCGGGGGTGCCCTGAACGAGACCGGGTCCAACGCGCACGCTGCGTCGGGTGACCTGTTCGTGGCAGAGGCTGACGAGTCGGACCGCTCGTTCCTGGTCTACACCCCGGACGTGGCCGTGGTGACGAACGTGGAGCTCGATCACCCGGACGTGTTCGATGACCTGGCCGATACCGAACGCGCCTTCGGCGAGTTCCTTGCGCGGCGCCCGGCGGACGCGCCGGCGGTGATCTGTCTCGACGACCCTGGCGGAGCCCGTCTCGTGCAGGCCGGGGGAGAGGTCGTCACCTACGGCGAGGATCCCCGCGCCGACGTCCGCCTGATCACCGACGGCGACGCTGGCGACGCGGTGCAGTCCGGGCGGCTGCGTCACCACGGAACCGACCTCGCCACCGTCGCGCTGCAGACCCCCGGACGCCACAACCTCCTCAACGCGACCGCGGCCCTGACCGCCTGCTGGCTGCTGGATGTCGACCTGGCTGACGCCACGGCCGGGCTGGCGTCGTTCACCGGTCCGCTGCGGCGCTTCCAGCGGCTGGGCACCGTCGACGGGGTCGAGGTGGTCGACGACTACGCCCACCACCCCACCGAGCTGCGGGCCACGCTGGCCGCGGCGCGGTCGGTCGCTGCGGGACGGGTCGTGCTGGTCGTGCAGCCGCACCGGTTCTCACGCACCGCCCGGCTAGGCGATGAGCTCGGCCGGGCGGCCGCCGGCGCGGACCTGGTCGTGGTCACCGACGTGTACGGCGCGGAGGAGGAACCCGTCCCCGGCGTGTCGGGGGAGATCGTCGCGGACGCTGCCAGGGAGGCGGGCGCGCACGTGATCTGGGAGCCGCACCTGGGCGGCGTGGCGCCCCGCCTCGCGAACCTCGTGTCTCCCGGCGACCTCGTCGTCGTGACCGGCGCGGGCGACGTCACCGAGGTGGGAGCGGCGCTCCTCGCGCTGCTCCGTGACGGCGAGACCTGA
- the ftsW gene encoding putative lipid II flippase FtsW encodes MLVTALVVVGLTMSFSASFVDGAEGGDPFGTFRRQLLWTVVGVPTFLVVAGTDHRVWRPLAWLMVVASTLGLAAVLIPGVGLSEAGSTRWLALGPVVVQPSELAKLATVLWLADVHTRKRERGISTDRLSHMLVPALPLLAIEAILILAQPDLGTTVLIGMIVVLVLWADGVPARVLAAIGAAGATLAAAAAVVEPYRFARLVGWWDPTADPLGSGYQLLQSLYALGSGGWLGVGLGSSRGKWNFIPNPETDFIFAIIGEELGVVGAATVLALFAGLVVVGLRVARRTSDRFGRLVAFAISGWIVGQALLNVGAVTGLLPITGVTLPLVSVGGSSLLSTLLGLGILVAVARATGEEDRR; translated from the coding sequence GTGCTGGTCACCGCCCTGGTCGTGGTCGGCCTGACGATGAGCTTCTCGGCGTCGTTCGTGGACGGGGCCGAGGGCGGCGACCCGTTCGGGACCTTCCGCCGTCAACTGCTGTGGACCGTGGTCGGCGTCCCGACCTTCCTGGTGGTCGCCGGAACCGATCACCGCGTCTGGCGGCCGCTGGCGTGGCTGATGGTGGTGGCCAGCACGCTCGGGCTCGCAGCGGTCCTGATCCCCGGTGTGGGACTCAGTGAGGCCGGATCAACGCGCTGGCTCGCGCTGGGCCCGGTCGTGGTCCAGCCCTCGGAGCTGGCCAAGCTCGCGACCGTGCTGTGGCTGGCCGACGTCCACACCCGCAAACGCGAACGGGGTATCTCCACCGACCGCCTGTCGCACATGCTCGTCCCGGCGCTGCCGCTCCTGGCGATCGAGGCGATCCTGATCCTGGCGCAGCCCGACCTCGGCACCACCGTGCTGATCGGGATGATCGTCGTGCTGGTGCTGTGGGCCGACGGCGTCCCCGCGCGCGTCCTGGCCGCGATCGGTGCCGCCGGCGCCACCCTCGCCGCCGCCGCCGCCGTGGTGGAGCCGTACCGCTTCGCGCGGCTGGTCGGTTGGTGGGATCCCACAGCCGACCCGCTCGGGAGCGGATACCAGCTGCTGCAGTCGTTGTACGCGCTCGGGTCCGGCGGGTGGCTCGGGGTCGGCCTAGGTTCGAGCCGGGGGAAGTGGAACTTCATCCCCAACCCGGAGACCGACTTCATCTTCGCGATCATCGGCGAGGAGCTCGGCGTCGTAGGGGCGGCCACCGTGCTGGCCCTGTTCGCTGGGCTGGTGGTGGTCGGCCTGCGCGTGGCGCGCCGTACCTCCGACCGGTTCGGGCGGCTGGTCGCCTTCGCGATCAGCGGCTGGATCGTCGGCCAGGCGCTGCTGAACGTCGGGGCGGTTACCGGGTTGCTACCGATCACCGGTGTGACTCTGCCGTTGGTGTCGGTCGGAGGTTCCAGTCTGCTGTCCACGCTCCTCGGCCTGGGCATCCTCGTGGCGGTGGCCCGTGCAACCGGCGAGGAGGATCGCCGGTGA